A part of Bacillus rossius redtenbacheri isolate Brsri chromosome 1, Brsri_v3, whole genome shotgun sequence genomic DNA contains:
- the LOC134527326 gene encoding histone-lysine N-methyltransferase SETMAR-like: protein MSVVYGENLMSDGVVREWCRKFREGRIDVHDEGGQGRKSVATDETVQRVDAVVRERRRFTISELSEQFPLISRSALYAIVTDNLGYRKICARWVPKMLTDINKERRMASALSFLLRYADDGEHFLTQIVTGDETWIHFDNEETKLQSQQWIHTFSPNKPKKFKRTFSTKKQMATVFWDHQGVLLVDFMEPGTTINAAAYCATLRRLRQSIRNTRRGMLTSGVVLLHDNARPHSAAVTQQLLARFRWEVFDHPPHSPDLAPSDYHRFPTLKKWLGGRRFNTNDELQSTVKTWLNRQEASFYAEGIGKLVHRYDKSLNLHGDYVEK from the coding sequence atgagcgttgtgtacggtgaaaacttaatgagcgatggcgttgtgcgagagtggtgtcggaaattccgcgaaggccgtattgatgttcatgatgaaggtggccaaggaaggaagtcggtagcaacagatgaaacagttcagagagttgatgcagttgttcgtgagagacgtcgattcacgatttcagaactgtctgaacaatttccgctcatttcaaggtcagccctatacgccattgttacagacaatctcggatacaggaaaatctgtgcccgatgggtacccaagatgttgactgacatcaacaaggagcggcgaatggcatcagccttgtcgtttttgctgcgttacgcagacgatggtgaacactttttgactcaaattgtgacaggtgatgaaacatggattcatttcgataatgaagaaacaaaacttcaatcacaacagtggataCACACCTtttctccaaacaagccgaaaaagttcaaacggacattcagcaccaagaaacagatggctacagtgttctgggatcaccaaggtgtgctactggttgatttcatggagccagggacaacaatcaatgctgctgcatactgcgcgacactacgacggctaagacagtcgatacgcaacacgcggagaggaatgctgacatctggtgttgtcttgcttcatgacaacgcccgaccgcatagtgccgccgtaacacaacaactccttgcaagatttcgatgggaagtgtttgatcaccctcctcacagtccggatttggcaccgagtgactatcaccgtttccccacgttgaaaaagtggcttggaggacgacgcttcaacaccaatgatgaactgcagagtactgttaaaacgtggctgaataggcaggaggcatcattttatgcagagggtattggaaagctggtgcatcggtacgacaaaagcctcaatctgcacggtgattatgtggaaaaatag